In the Oncorhynchus gorbuscha isolate QuinsamMale2020 ecotype Even-year linkage group LG05, OgorEven_v1.0, whole genome shotgun sequence genome, one interval contains:
- the LOC124035028 gene encoding brain-derived neurotrophic factor isoform X2 produces MTILFLTMVISYFSCMRAAPMRDAPGMRGHRTEGYLGAAVTAGRGHGTPQSRGGPGQHGGLPSLTDTFEQVIEELLEVDGEAAQLGPGADKGQGGGGPSSVVTTETKDVDLYASRVMISNQVPLEPPLLFLLEEYKNYLDAANMSMRVRRHSDPSRRGELSVCDSISQWVTAVDKKTAIDMSGQTVTVLEKVPVPNGQLKQYFYETKCNPMGYTKEGCRGIDKRHYNSQCRTTQSYVRALTMDSKKKIGWRFIRIDTSCVCTLTIKRGR; encoded by the coding sequence ATGACCATCCTGTTCCTTACTATGGTTATTTCATACTTCAGTTGCATGAGAGCTGCTCCCATGAGAGACGCCCCGGGTATGCGGGGCCACCGAACGGAAGGCTACTTGGGTGCTGCAGTGACAGCCGGCCGGGGCCACGGGACTCCACAGAGCAGGGGTGGGCCGGGCCAGCATGGGGGACTGCCCTCGCTCACAGACACGTTTGAGCAGGTGATTGAGGAGCtcttggaggtggatggagaagCAGCTCAGCTGGGGCCTGGGGCTGACAAGGGCCAGGGAGGAGGGGGTCCTTCCTCTGTGGTCACCACGGAGACCAAGGATGTCGACCTGTATGCCTCGCGGGTGATGATCAGCAACCAAGTGCCTTTAGAGCCACCTCTGCTTTTTCTCCTGGAGGAATACAAAAACTACCTGGACGCCGCTAACATGTCCATGAGGGTACGGCGGCATTCTGACCCGTCGCGGCGTGGCGAGCTGAGTGTGTGTGATAGTATTAGCCAGTGGGTGACAGCTGTGGACAAAAAGACAGCCATAGACATGTCTGGGCAGACCGTTACCGTCCTGGAAAAGGTCCCTGTCCCCAATGGCCAACTGAAGCAATACTTTTATGAGACCAAATGTAACCCTATGGGGTACACAAAGGAGGGCTGCCGTGGAATAGACAAGAGGCATTATAACTCCCAATGCAGGACAACCCAGTCCTACGTGCGAGCGCTCACCATGGATAGCAAAAAGAAGATTGGCTGGCGGTTTATAAGGATAGACACATCATGTGTATGCACATTGACCATTAAAAGAGGAagatag
- the LOC124035028 gene encoding brain-derived neurotrophic factor isoform X1, with amino-acid sequence MFHQVRRVMTILFLTMVISYFSCMRAAPMRDAPGMRGHRTEGYLGAAVTAGRGHGTPQSRGGPGQHGGLPSLTDTFEQVIEELLEVDGEAAQLGPGADKGQGGGGPSSVVTTETKDVDLYASRVMISNQVPLEPPLLFLLEEYKNYLDAANMSMRVRRHSDPSRRGELSVCDSISQWVTAVDKKTAIDMSGQTVTVLEKVPVPNGQLKQYFYETKCNPMGYTKEGCRGIDKRHYNSQCRTTQSYVRALTMDSKKKIGWRFIRIDTSCVCTLTIKRGR; translated from the coding sequence ttccacCAGGTTAGAAGAGTGATGACCATCCTGTTCCTTACTATGGTTATTTCATACTTCAGTTGCATGAGAGCTGCTCCCATGAGAGACGCCCCGGGTATGCGGGGCCACCGAACGGAAGGCTACTTGGGTGCTGCAGTGACAGCCGGCCGGGGCCACGGGACTCCACAGAGCAGGGGTGGGCCGGGCCAGCATGGGGGACTGCCCTCGCTCACAGACACGTTTGAGCAGGTGATTGAGGAGCtcttggaggtggatggagaagCAGCTCAGCTGGGGCCTGGGGCTGACAAGGGCCAGGGAGGAGGGGGTCCTTCCTCTGTGGTCACCACGGAGACCAAGGATGTCGACCTGTATGCCTCGCGGGTGATGATCAGCAACCAAGTGCCTTTAGAGCCACCTCTGCTTTTTCTCCTGGAGGAATACAAAAACTACCTGGACGCCGCTAACATGTCCATGAGGGTACGGCGGCATTCTGACCCGTCGCGGCGTGGCGAGCTGAGTGTGTGTGATAGTATTAGCCAGTGGGTGACAGCTGTGGACAAAAAGACAGCCATAGACATGTCTGGGCAGACCGTTACCGTCCTGGAAAAGGTCCCTGTCCCCAATGGCCAACTGAAGCAATACTTTTATGAGACCAAATGTAACCCTATGGGGTACACAAAGGAGGGCTGCCGTGGAATAGACAAGAGGCATTATAACTCCCAATGCAGGACAACCCAGTCCTACGTGCGAGCGCTCACCATGGATAGCAAAAAGAAGATTGGCTGGCGGTTTATAAGGATAGACACATCATGTGTATGCACATTGACCATTAAAAGAGGAagatag